A single window of Pectobacterium parmentieri DNA harbors:
- a CDS encoding (2,3-dihydroxybenzoyl)adenylate synthase translates to MSIEFTPWPEELAQRYRDKGYWVGLPLTDAWERHLTTQPDAVAVVCGERQWSYRELDQQSSALASRLTESGLRCGDTALVQLPNVGEFYLTFFALLKMGVAPVNALFSHNKLELLSYATQIEPRLLIASAEHPLFGNGEFLDRLQTQVPGLQTVVMLGDSPLGHSLSDWLQLPASTSEYQPSASGQVAFFQLSGGSTGTPKLIPRTHDDYYYSVRRSVEICELTPQTRYLCALPAPHNFPLSSPGSLGVFYAGGRVVLASDPGAMTCFPLIERHQIDITSLVPPAAALWIQAAEQFGAALRSLKVLQVGGAKLSETVARRIPAVLGCQLQQVLGMAEGLVNYTRLDDSDEHTFTTQGCPMSPDDEVKVLDIEGNPVPRGEAGLLATRGPYTFRGYYRSPEHNARAFDSEGFYHSGDVVQMTEEGYLRVVGREKDQINRGGEKIAAEEIENLLLKHDGILHAALVSMPDPVMGEKSCAFLVVSDPSLKAIALRKYLRNQGIAEFKLPDRFEMIDTLPVTPVGKIDKKLLRQRIQAQLSIQDPT, encoded by the coding sequence ATGAGCATTGAATTTACGCCCTGGCCAGAGGAACTGGCACAGCGTTATCGCGACAAGGGGTACTGGGTTGGCTTGCCGTTAACGGATGCCTGGGAACGCCATCTGACGACACAGCCGGATGCGGTTGCCGTCGTTTGTGGCGAACGTCAGTGGAGCTATCGAGAGCTGGACCAACAGTCTTCCGCGCTGGCATCGCGCCTGACGGAAAGCGGCCTACGCTGTGGTGACACTGCGCTGGTACAACTGCCGAACGTCGGCGAATTTTATCTGACCTTTTTTGCGTTGCTGAAAATGGGCGTCGCGCCAGTTAACGCGTTGTTCAGCCATAACAAACTGGAACTGCTGTCGTATGCCACGCAGATCGAACCGCGTTTGCTGATCGCATCGGCCGAACATCCACTGTTTGGCAACGGTGAATTTCTGGATCGGCTACAAACGCAGGTTCCTGGCCTGCAAACGGTGGTGATGCTTGGCGACAGCCCGCTGGGGCACAGCCTGTCTGACTGGCTGCAACTACCTGCTTCAACCAGCGAATATCAGCCTTCCGCATCGGGACAGGTCGCCTTTTTCCAGCTTTCCGGCGGCAGTACCGGCACGCCGAAGCTGATTCCCCGTACCCATGATGATTACTACTACAGCGTGCGCCGTAGCGTGGAAATTTGTGAGCTAACGCCACAAACCCGTTACCTGTGCGCGTTGCCAGCACCGCATAATTTCCCGTTAAGCTCGCCCGGTTCGCTTGGCGTGTTTTATGCCGGTGGGCGCGTGGTGCTGGCGTCCGATCCGGGGGCGATGACCTGCTTCCCGCTGATCGAACGACATCAGATCGATATTACCTCGCTGGTGCCGCCTGCTGCCGCGTTGTGGATCCAGGCGGCAGAACAGTTTGGCGCGGCGCTGCGTAGCCTGAAAGTCTTGCAGGTGGGGGGCGCAAAGCTAAGTGAAACCGTCGCCCGACGCATCCCGGCGGTCTTGGGTTGCCAGCTACAGCAGGTGCTTGGGATGGCGGAAGGGCTGGTGAACTACACCCGACTGGATGACAGCGATGAACATACCTTTACCACGCAAGGCTGCCCGATGAGCCCGGACGATGAAGTGAAGGTGTTAGACATAGAGGGTAATCCGGTGCCGAGGGGCGAAGCGGGGCTGCTGGCGACGCGTGGCCCGTACACCTTCCGTGGCTATTACCGCAGCCCGGAGCACAATGCCCGTGCTTTCGACAGTGAGGGTTTCTATCATTCGGGCGATGTAGTGCAGATGACCGAAGAAGGCTATTTGCGCGTGGTTGGGCGGGAGAAAGATCAGATTAACCGAGGTGGTGAAAAAATCGCTGCCGAAGAGATTGAAAACCTGTTGCTCAAGCATGACGGCATTCTCCATGCTGCGCTGGTATCCATGCCCGATCCGGTCATGGGCGAAAAGAGCTGCGCTTTTCTGGTGGTCAGCGATCCCTCTCTGAAAGCCATCGCGTTAAGAAAATATCTTCGTAATCAGGGGATTGCTGAATTCAAACTGCCGGATCGCTTTGAGATGATCGATACCTTGCCCGTCACGCCGGTCGGCAAGATTGATAAGAAATTACTCCGTCAGCGCATTCAGGCGCAACTGAGCATTCAAGACCCAACGTAG